The DNA sequence CAAACGGTTCGCTTTTGATAACGATTTCATCATCACCAGGCGGATGGCCGCTTCCATCGTAGTAAATCGGTTTCCCTTCCATCATGGTGAACCCCCTTGATCCATGCAGAAACTCGTCTATACTCTTTCTGTTTGTACGGATATTTGTTATCTAGCCCTTTTTGTTTGGCTTTTTTGGCGCTGTCTCTGGCGTTCAAATATTTATGGCATACGGCTTGAATGCTTTGGCTATGGATCGGGTATTTGCCCTTCGTTTGTTTTTGAAGTTCGGTTTGGTTGATCCATTTTCCATTATTCTTTAATGCATAGTTTTTGGCAATGACTAAACAGTCATTCCAAATTTGAGCCGATATTCGGTTGCATTCGAATAATCGATCGATATCTTTTTTTGATGTTTGAAAAGGTATTTTGACCGTTCGATACATCCTTTCACCTCCTTACTTATAATATAAAATAAAAATATGAATAATCGAAAAT is a window from the Geobacillus stearothermophilus ATCC 12980 genome containing:
- a CDS encoding transposase, translated to MYRTVKIPFQTSKKDIDRLFECNRISAQIWNDCLVIAKNYALKNNGKWINQTELQKQTKGKYPIHSQSIQAVCHKYLNARDSAKKAKQKGLDNKYPYKQKEYRRVSAWIKGVHHDGRETDLLRWKRPSAW